Sequence from the Primulina huaijiensis isolate GDHJ02 chromosome 16, ASM1229523v2, whole genome shotgun sequence genome:
aactatgttacatgttgttttaacatatgaatcacaatttcacaactatgttacatgttttaatatatgaatcacaatttcataattatgtaacatgtttttaacatatgaatcacaatttcacaataatgttatataatattacatattttaacatatgaatcacatatttaGCTGTGTCGAAACAAAGTAGACCTTGTTGTTTTTGGGTCGACCCTTGTTGCtttgcttttgggtcgacccaaaggTATATCttacaaaattcaacaaaaattaagagaaCAAGATAATTAGAAtggacaaaaattaataataaaaacaataaaaaaaacatggcaggtttcttcttggtcaaccaaaattatgttggttgaccaagaagaatttcttcttggtttggtcaaccaacaaaattttggtcgaccaacttaATTTTGGTCGATCAATTTTTCGGAGTCGACTTTTAGATTTTCTCAAAATAGAATCTGTGTCGaccgagaagaaaaagaaaatgaaaattaattaagttaaagaatttaattgataatcaaaagtcaactcattgtttcttaaaaaaaagtcagagtctttattttttaaatacttttttttttcactccTACTTTTTTAATTAGCCCCATTTTTACAGGGTTTTCTGAAAGAAAAAAGTGGAGTCTTGGAAGGTGAGGGCGGTTTTAGAAAGATAGCGTGTTTGTGGAGCTTTCATAAACACGATTTTAAATCAATGAAATTCTATTTAGGATTACATTCCCAAGTTGTTAggcatatttttataaaattccaTTGTTGTAATAAAATTGAACCACATAGTCATTTAAATCCATTTTTTACTTCATTATCATATTCCAAACAAATACATTAATGAAACATAAAGTACTAATGATTTTCGTAAAAATATGCTCCCCAGTCTCCCTTATTATAGCAAAACAACATAAATACTCGAGATATTCATATTACGTTTATGTGGAGAAAATTTACAATTTCACTACCGTAACAAGTAGAAGCAGTATTTCAGAATCAATTCGGTAACTAAACATCTATCCTAGTATCGCTACCGCCCATTCCTGCTAAAATCAAGAACAACTCATCAACTACTAACACTGCTCTATCTTCAACcaagaaatatttcaaattttcagtCATAAGAAGACTTAAAGATGACGAAAATGAATTTAGTGTCCACCTACTTAGATAGAACCGTATTACTCTTCCTTCGAACTTGATCATTCCCATTTCGCATGACCGAAAATTCTTTTTCCATGGCTGCTACTTCTCTACGCATTTTCTTGGCCTCGACTTCCATCGCTTTGTTTAACGTCTCAATCTTTTTCGCTAACATCTGAGATATTTCCATTCCAACAATCCAACACTCAATCAAAATGGATGAAGGGAACAAAAGGGAGAGGATTAATATTACAAACAacaacaagaagaagaaatgcATCGTCAAACCTCTATTGCACCATTTTTATCTTTCAGGCTTTGATCTTTCTCATGGCTTGCCTTCCGCAGCGTTATGACCTCTTTCTGCAACATATCATACAATGTTCCCGAAACATAATCTTCATCTTTTGTATTTGGAGCCCCAACATCAGCATTTTCAAGGAGACTAGTAATCACTCCGTTATTTTGGTTCTCGTCTGTCCCATTTATATCTGAATGCATATTGTCACTGATTGATAATCTGCACTCACCACAGGAAGAAATAGACAAATTCTTCGCTTGCTTTAATAGCGAACTCGCATCACCAATCTTCGATGATCTGTAATAGTCAtcatttcttgataaagatcCAATAGAGGCTGATCTGGACAGGTTCTCTGGTCCTCCAATAGAGATCCCTCGTGTACTTGAATTGCTCGTACTTCGTCTGACGGATGAAGCATGGACTGcacattttgaatatgatttaaGCCTTTCCTCTAATATTTTGAAACGTAACTGGTATTTATCCTACGCATATGTCAATAAGAGAATCAAGATTAGCATACATCTGAAACAACATAGCCAGTAAACTGAAAGAGTAATTTATTTCGTTACCTTCAACTGTGCTTCTGACTTGGCAGCACGCTCTGATATTGCGAGCTTACCTTTCAACCGATGCATTTCTCCCTGGACAGAAACCAACccgaaaataaaagatattggatagtgaataaataaaacatgattAGAAATTCCCCAACAAATACCACATTAGCTAGCAGTTATCATGAAACAACTGCTCCAGCATATTATCAAAGGTATACTCACAAACAAACAACATATTTAGTATACCTGGTAAAATTTTCTTTCTTCCAGCCATTGCTTTACAGGCATTACTTTGTCATTGGCATCTTTCCAATCATTTGCAACCACAACAGCAACACGCTCTGCTGAAACCTTGGCACGTGCTAGTTCACGATCTAGCACTCTCTTTTCTTCCTGCCCAACATTA
This genomic interval carries:
- the LOC140961601 gene encoding microtubule-associated protein 70-1-like isoform X1, which encodes MGSYQNCTNGRGIEPRRMTSLGSFKGKKTKSAAMYRAGSEVDGNFNLLHGSDPVRIELARLGNEVRGKERELGEANVEIKALKHSERLKEKAVVELTDKLREVDDKSKATEALLETKNLEIKKINEEKKSALTAQFAAEATLRRLHAAQKDDEMPPIEAIITPLEAELKLTRLEVAKLQDENRVLDRLAKSKENALLEAEHSVQMALAKASLVDDLQNKNIELIKQIGMCKEENRILDRMHRQKVAEVEKLTISVCELEEAVLAGGAAANAVRDYRRKVEEITEEKRVLDRELARAKVSAERVAVVVANDWKDANDKVMPVKQWLEERKFYQGEMHRLKGKLAISERAAKSEAQLKDKYQLRFKILEERLKSYSKCAVHASSVRRSTSNSSTRGISIGGPENLSRSASIGSLSRNDDYYRSSKIGDASSLLKQAKNLSISSCGECRLSISDNMHSDINGTDENQNNGVITSLLENADVGAPNTKDEDYVSGTLYDMLQKEVITLRKASHEKDQSLKDKNGAIEMLAKKIETLNKAMEVEAKKMRREVAAMEKEFSVMRNGNDQVRRKSNTVLSKVRPSC
- the LOC140961601 gene encoding microtubule-associated protein 70-1-like isoform X2, translated to MGSYQNCTNGRGIEPRRMTSLGSFKGKKTKSAAMYRAGSEVDGNFNLLHGSDPVRIELARLGNEVRGKERELGEANVEIKALKHSERLKEKAVVELTDKLREVDDKSKATEALLETKNLEIKKINEEKKSALTAQFAAEATLRRLHAAQKDDEMPPIEAIITPLEAELKLTRLEVAKLQDENRVLDRLAKSKENALLEAEHSVQMALAKASLVDDLQNKNIELIKQIGMCKEENRILDRMHRQKVAEVEKLTISVCELEEAVLAGGAAANAVRDYRRKVEEITEEKRVLDRELARAKVSAERVAVVVANDWKDANDKVMPVKQWLEERKFYQGEMHRLKGKLAISERAAKSEAQLKDKYQLRFKILEERLKSYSKCAVHASSVRRSTSNSSTRGISIGGPENLSRSASIGSLSRNDDYYRSSKIGDASSLLKQAKNLSISSCGECRLSISDNMHSDINGTDENQNNGVITSLLENADVGAPNTKDEDYVSGTLYDMLQKEVITLRKASHEKDQSLKDKNGAIEMLAKKIETLNKAMEVEAKKMRREVAAMEKEFSVMRNGNDQVRRKSNTVLSKNGR